From the genome of Chlorocebus sabaeus isolate Y175 chromosome 2, mChlSab1.0.hap1, whole genome shotgun sequence, one region includes:
- the CASS4 gene encoding cas scaffolding protein family member 4 isoform X1 produces the protein MKGTGVVDGAPKALLARALYDNCPDCSDELAFSRGDILTILEQHVPESEGWWKCLLHGRQGLAPANRLQILTEVTADRPCPPFLRGLEEAPASSEETYQVPTLPCPPTPGPVYEHMRSWVEGPQPPSAQVYEFPDPPTSARIICEKTLSFPKQAIITLPRPTRASLPTLPSQVYDVPTQHRGPVVLKEPEKQQLYDIPASPKKAGLHSPAGQASGQGVPLISVTTLRKGGYSTLPSPQKSEWVYDTPVSPGKASVRNTPLPTFAEESRPHALPSSGSTFHNPASGRARSLTPQLNTNVPMQKKLSLPEIPSYGFLVPRDTFPLDEDVSYKVPSSFLIPRVEQQNTKPNIYDIPKAISSVSQAEKELAKAKEVSENSTGHNSSRFCRRTTSRSPELDRLSGSSSDSRASVVSSCSTTSTDSSSSSSSEESAKELSLDLDVAKETVMSLQHKVVSSVAGLMLFVSRKWRFRDYLEANIDAIHRSTEHIEESVREFLDFARGVHGTACNLTDSNLQKRIRDQMQTISNSYHILLETKESLDNRNWPLEVLVTDNVQNSPDDLERFVMVARMLPEDIKRFASIVIANGRLLFKRNCEKEETVQLTPNVEFKCDKCIQPPQRETESHQKSTPSTKQREDEHSSELLKKNRANICGQNPGPLTPQPSSQQTPERKHRLSEHCRLYFGALFKAISAFHGSLSSSQPAEIITQSKLVITVGQKLVDTLCTETQERDVRNEILRGSSHLCSLLKDVALATKNAVLTYPSPAALGHLQAEAEKLERHTRQFRGTLG, from the exons GCACTCCTGGCCAGGGCGCTTTATGACAACTGCCCTGACTGCTCTGATGAGCTGGCTTTCAGCAGAGGGGACATCCTGACCATTCTGGAGCAACACGTACCAGAAAGCGAGGGTTGGTGGAAGTGTTTGCTCCACGGAAGGCAAGGTCTGGCCCCTGCCAACCGCCTCCAAATCCTCACGGAGGTCACTGCAGACAGGCCGTGCCCCCCATTCCTGAGAGGCCTGGAAGAAGCTCCTgccagctcagaggagacctaTCAGGTGCCCACTCTACCCTGCCCTCCCACTCCAGGCCCCGTTTATGAGCACATGAGGAGTTGGGTGGAGGGGCCCCAGCCCCCTTCTGCCCAAGTCTATGAATTCCCCGACCCTCCCACCAGTGCCAGAATCATCTGTGAAAAGACTCTCAGCTTTCCAAAACAG GCCATCATCACGCTTCCCAGACCTACCCGGGCCTCACTGCCGACTCTGCCTTCCCAGGTGTATGATGTGCCTACCCAACACCGGGGCCCTGTGGTCCTGAAG GAGCCAGAGAAGCAGCAGCTATATGACATACCAGCCAGCCCCAAGAAGGCAGGACTCCATTCCCCAGCCGGCCAAGCAAGT GGGCAGGGTGTTCCCCTGATATCAGTGACTACCTTAAGAAAAGGCGGCTACAGCACATTACCAAGTCCTCAGAAATCAGAATGGGTTTATGACACTCCAGTGTCTCCAGGAAAGGCCAGCGTCAGAAACACGCCTCTCCCCACCTTTGCAGAAGAATCAAGGCCCCACGCTCTCCCCAGTTCCGGCTCCACTTTCCACAATCctgcaagtggcagagccaggtccCTCACTCCACAACTGAATACCAATGTGCCCATGCAGAAAAAACTCAGTCTTCCAGAAATTCCTTCTTATGGCTTTCTTGTACCCAGAGACACATTTCCTTTGGATGAAGATGTCAGCTACAAGGTTCCTTCAAGCTTTCTGATTCCCCGAGTGGAACAGCAGAACACCAAGCCCAATATTTATGACATCCCTAAAGCAATATCGAGTGTTTCTCAGGCTGAGAAGGAGCTGGCGAAAGCCAAGGAGGTGTCAGAGAATTCCACGGGCCATAATTCCTCACGGTTCTGCAGACGGACAACTTCCCGATCTCCTGAACTGGACAGATTATCAGGTTCCAGTTCTGACAGCAGAGCCAGCGTCGTTTCTTCGTGCTCCACCACATCCACCGACTCCTCCTCCAGCTCTTCCTCGGAGGAGTCAGCAAAGGAGCTCTCCTTGGACCTGGATGTGGCCAAGGAGACAGTGATGTCTCTGCAGCACAAGGTGGTTAGCTCTGTCGCTGGCCTGATGCTCTTTGTCAGTAGGAAATGGAGATTCCGAGACTATCTGGAGGCCAACATTGATGCAATCCACAGGTCCACTGAGCACATAGAAGAATCTGTAAGAGAATTTCTGGATTTTGCCCGAGGAGTCCATGGGACTGCCTGTAACCTCACTGACAGTAACCTTCAGAAGAGAATTCGGGACCAGATGCAGACAATCTCCAACTCCTACCACATCCTGCTTGAAACAAAGGAAAGCTTGGATAATCGCAATTGGCCTCTGGAAGTTCTTGTGACTGACAATGTCCAGAACAGCCCAGATGACCTTGAGAGGTTTGTCATGGTGGCACGGATGCTTCCGGAAGACATCAAGAGGTTTGCCTCCATTGTCATTGCCAACGGAAGGCTCCTTTTTAAGCGGAACTGTGAAAAGGAAGAGACCGTGCAGTTGACCCCAAATGTAGAATTTAAGTGTGACAAATGCATCCAGCCTCCCCAAAGAGAAACTGAATCACACCAAAAGAGTACCCCTTCCACTAAGCAAAGGGAAGATGAACACTCTTCCgaactgttaaagaaaaatagagcaaATATCTGTGGACAG AATCCTGGCCCTCTTACACCCCAGCCTTCGAGTCAACAGACTCCTGAGAGGAAACACCGCCTCTCTGAACACTGCCGGCTCTACTTTGGGGCGCTCTTCAAAGCCATCAGCGCATTTCATGGCAGCCTCAGCAGCAGCCAGCCTGCGGAGATCATCACTCAGAGCAAGCTGGTCATCACGGTGGGCCAGAAGCTGGTGGACACGCTGTGCACGGAGACCCAGGAGAGGGACGTGCGCAACGAGATCCTCCGCGGCAGCAGTCACCTCTGCAGCCTGCTCAAGGACGTAGCGCTGGCCACTAAGAATGCCGTGCTCACCTACCCCAGCCCTGCCGCGCTGGGGCACCTCCAGGCGGAGGCTGAGAAGCTGGAGCGACACACGCGGCAGTTCAGAGGGACATTGGGATGA
- the CASS4 gene encoding cas scaffolding protein family member 4 isoform X2, which yields MKGTGVVDGAPKALLARALYDNCPDCSDELAFSRGDILTILEQHVPESEGWWKCLLHGRQGLAPANRLQILTEVTADRPCPPFLRGLEEAPASSEETYQAIITLPRPTRASLPTLPSQVYDVPTQHRGPVVLKEPEKQQLYDIPASPKKAGLHSPAGQASGQGVPLISVTTLRKGGYSTLPSPQKSEWVYDTPVSPGKASVRNTPLPTFAEESRPHALPSSGSTFHNPASGRARSLTPQLNTNVPMQKKLSLPEIPSYGFLVPRDTFPLDEDVSYKVPSSFLIPRVEQQNTKPNIYDIPKAISSVSQAEKELAKAKEVSENSTGHNSSRFCRRTTSRSPELDRLSGSSSDSRASVVSSCSTTSTDSSSSSSSEESAKELSLDLDVAKETVMSLQHKVVSSVAGLMLFVSRKWRFRDYLEANIDAIHRSTEHIEESVREFLDFARGVHGTACNLTDSNLQKRIRDQMQTISNSYHILLETKESLDNRNWPLEVLVTDNVQNSPDDLERFVMVARMLPEDIKRFASIVIANGRLLFKRNCEKEETVQLTPNVEFKCDKCIQPPQRETESHQKSTPSTKQREDEHSSELLKKNRANICGQNPGPLTPQPSSQQTPERKHRLSEHCRLYFGALFKAISAFHGSLSSSQPAEIITQSKLVITVGQKLVDTLCTETQERDVRNEILRGSSHLCSLLKDVALATKNAVLTYPSPAALGHLQAEAEKLERHTRQFRGTLG from the exons GCACTCCTGGCCAGGGCGCTTTATGACAACTGCCCTGACTGCTCTGATGAGCTGGCTTTCAGCAGAGGGGACATCCTGACCATTCTGGAGCAACACGTACCAGAAAGCGAGGGTTGGTGGAAGTGTTTGCTCCACGGAAGGCAAGGTCTGGCCCCTGCCAACCGCCTCCAAATCCTCACGGAGGTCACTGCAGACAGGCCGTGCCCCCCATTCCTGAGAGGCCTGGAAGAAGCTCCTgccagctcagaggagacctaTCAG GCCATCATCACGCTTCCCAGACCTACCCGGGCCTCACTGCCGACTCTGCCTTCCCAGGTGTATGATGTGCCTACCCAACACCGGGGCCCTGTGGTCCTGAAG GAGCCAGAGAAGCAGCAGCTATATGACATACCAGCCAGCCCCAAGAAGGCAGGACTCCATTCCCCAGCCGGCCAAGCAAGT GGGCAGGGTGTTCCCCTGATATCAGTGACTACCTTAAGAAAAGGCGGCTACAGCACATTACCAAGTCCTCAGAAATCAGAATGGGTTTATGACACTCCAGTGTCTCCAGGAAAGGCCAGCGTCAGAAACACGCCTCTCCCCACCTTTGCAGAAGAATCAAGGCCCCACGCTCTCCCCAGTTCCGGCTCCACTTTCCACAATCctgcaagtggcagagccaggtccCTCACTCCACAACTGAATACCAATGTGCCCATGCAGAAAAAACTCAGTCTTCCAGAAATTCCTTCTTATGGCTTTCTTGTACCCAGAGACACATTTCCTTTGGATGAAGATGTCAGCTACAAGGTTCCTTCAAGCTTTCTGATTCCCCGAGTGGAACAGCAGAACACCAAGCCCAATATTTATGACATCCCTAAAGCAATATCGAGTGTTTCTCAGGCTGAGAAGGAGCTGGCGAAAGCCAAGGAGGTGTCAGAGAATTCCACGGGCCATAATTCCTCACGGTTCTGCAGACGGACAACTTCCCGATCTCCTGAACTGGACAGATTATCAGGTTCCAGTTCTGACAGCAGAGCCAGCGTCGTTTCTTCGTGCTCCACCACATCCACCGACTCCTCCTCCAGCTCTTCCTCGGAGGAGTCAGCAAAGGAGCTCTCCTTGGACCTGGATGTGGCCAAGGAGACAGTGATGTCTCTGCAGCACAAGGTGGTTAGCTCTGTCGCTGGCCTGATGCTCTTTGTCAGTAGGAAATGGAGATTCCGAGACTATCTGGAGGCCAACATTGATGCAATCCACAGGTCCACTGAGCACATAGAAGAATCTGTAAGAGAATTTCTGGATTTTGCCCGAGGAGTCCATGGGACTGCCTGTAACCTCACTGACAGTAACCTTCAGAAGAGAATTCGGGACCAGATGCAGACAATCTCCAACTCCTACCACATCCTGCTTGAAACAAAGGAAAGCTTGGATAATCGCAATTGGCCTCTGGAAGTTCTTGTGACTGACAATGTCCAGAACAGCCCAGATGACCTTGAGAGGTTTGTCATGGTGGCACGGATGCTTCCGGAAGACATCAAGAGGTTTGCCTCCATTGTCATTGCCAACGGAAGGCTCCTTTTTAAGCGGAACTGTGAAAAGGAAGAGACCGTGCAGTTGACCCCAAATGTAGAATTTAAGTGTGACAAATGCATCCAGCCTCCCCAAAGAGAAACTGAATCACACCAAAAGAGTACCCCTTCCACTAAGCAAAGGGAAGATGAACACTCTTCCgaactgttaaagaaaaatagagcaaATATCTGTGGACAG AATCCTGGCCCTCTTACACCCCAGCCTTCGAGTCAACAGACTCCTGAGAGGAAACACCGCCTCTCTGAACACTGCCGGCTCTACTTTGGGGCGCTCTTCAAAGCCATCAGCGCATTTCATGGCAGCCTCAGCAGCAGCCAGCCTGCGGAGATCATCACTCAGAGCAAGCTGGTCATCACGGTGGGCCAGAAGCTGGTGGACACGCTGTGCACGGAGACCCAGGAGAGGGACGTGCGCAACGAGATCCTCCGCGGCAGCAGTCACCTCTGCAGCCTGCTCAAGGACGTAGCGCTGGCCACTAAGAATGCCGTGCTCACCTACCCCAGCCCTGCCGCGCTGGGGCACCTCCAGGCGGAGGCTGAGAAGCTGGAGCGACACACGCGGCAGTTCAGAGGGACATTGGGATGA